A part of Streptomyces sp. DSM 40750 genomic DNA contains:
- a CDS encoding DASS family sodium-coupled anion symporter: protein MPARSAPPPAPVKARAATIGTALKWAVPVAAGLTVYLLPQPDGIKAGGWAVLAIFTGTVLGLILQPLPLGAVALVGLTAAMITGTLEPDVALGGFSEPTIWLIVAAFFISLGFTKTGLGRRIALLFVRALGRSSLGLAYGITLTDLVLAPATPSNTARSGGVINPVIGSLSTNAGSHPGDESRRKLGAYLSVTAMQINTVTSAMFLTSMAANPLVQKLAADHGIALTWSSWALAALVPGLVALLVLPALLYRVFPPAVRATPEAPAQARAQLAELGRMSRQEWTMAGVFVLLLLLWSVGGQVWDLSATVSAFTGVALLLVTGVLTWGDLAAEKAAWTTLVWFAVLVMLAGQLQELGVIGWFSDAITDATSGVGWRTAFVILTLVYLFSHYLFASNTAHVAAMYAAFLAAATATGAPPVMAALVLGFISSLYGGLTHYASGPAPVLFGGGYVTLAEWWRTGLIAAGANIVIWMGVGAVWLKVLGHW from the coding sequence ATACCAGCCAGGTCGGCGCCGCCCCCTGCCCCGGTCAAGGCGCGTGCCGCCACGATAGGGACGGCACTGAAGTGGGCCGTTCCCGTGGCCGCGGGTCTGACCGTCTACCTGCTACCGCAGCCGGACGGAATCAAGGCCGGCGGGTGGGCGGTACTCGCCATCTTCACCGGCACCGTACTGGGCCTGATCCTGCAGCCGCTCCCGCTCGGCGCGGTCGCCCTCGTCGGCCTGACAGCGGCGATGATCACCGGCACGCTGGAGCCGGACGTCGCGCTCGGCGGCTTCTCCGAGCCGACCATCTGGCTGATCGTGGCCGCGTTCTTCATCTCGCTGGGATTCACCAAGACCGGCCTCGGCCGACGCATCGCCCTGCTGTTCGTCCGTGCCCTGGGCCGCAGCAGCCTGGGACTGGCCTACGGCATCACCCTGACCGACCTGGTGCTCGCCCCGGCCACCCCGAGCAACACCGCCCGATCCGGCGGCGTCATCAACCCCGTCATCGGCTCGCTCAGCACCAACGCCGGCTCGCACCCCGGCGACGAAAGCCGCCGCAAGCTCGGCGCCTACCTCAGCGTGACCGCCATGCAGATCAACACGGTCACCAGCGCCATGTTCCTGACCTCCATGGCCGCCAACCCCCTGGTGCAAAAGCTCGCCGCCGACCACGGCATCGCCCTCACCTGGAGCTCCTGGGCGCTCGCGGCACTCGTGCCCGGACTGGTGGCCCTGTTGGTGCTCCCGGCGCTGCTGTACCGCGTCTTCCCGCCTGCCGTCCGCGCCACCCCCGAAGCCCCGGCCCAGGCCCGCGCTCAGCTCGCCGAGCTGGGCCGGATGTCCCGTCAGGAATGGACCATGGCAGGCGTCTTCGTCCTGCTGCTCCTGCTGTGGTCGGTCGGCGGTCAGGTCTGGGACCTGTCCGCCACCGTCTCCGCTTTCACCGGCGTGGCACTGCTGCTCGTCACCGGCGTACTGACCTGGGGCGACCTGGCCGCGGAGAAGGCGGCCTGGACCACCCTGGTGTGGTTCGCCGTCCTGGTGATGTTGGCCGGCCAGCTCCAGGAACTCGGCGTGATCGGCTGGTTCAGCGACGCGATCACCGATGCCACCTCAGGCGTGGGCTGGCGGACCGCTTTCGTGATCCTGACGCTGGTCTACCTGTTCTCCCATTACCTGTTCGCCTCCAACACCGCGCACGTGGCCGCGATGTACGCCGCCTTCCTGGCGGCCGCCACCGCCACCGGCGCCCCGCCGGTGATGGCCGCCCTGGTGCTCGGCTTCATCAGCTCCCTGTACGGCGGCCTCACCCACTACGCCTCCGGGCCGGCCCCCGTCCTCTTCGGCGGCGGGTACGTCACCCTCGCCGAATGGTGGCGCACCGGGCTGATCGCCGCCGGCGCCAAC
- a CDS encoding sensor histidine kinase, translating to MAESPAQGRRGGPAAPQLRLDELLEGLQAQVEQVRAARDRVHTLLDAVLTIGTDLDLDVVLRRITESAVTLVDAQYGALGVLGEEGKIRQFITVGMDEDTIRTIGHYPEGQGILGLLIKEPEPLRLANLGRHPDSVGFPAGHPPMTTFLGAPVRVRDQVFGNLYLTDKRGGAEFDDDDEAVLRTLAAAAGVAVDNARLYEGSRRREQWLAASSELTRSLLSGTDPDRVLHQVAAAARQLSGADLVTLAVRFDGGEELVIEAADGEGAEQVRGLVLPATTLAAKVYQSNQRISSSALSAEPQAGGGSAAQLGLGPGFLLPLGGGENVRGVLQVANLPGGTEFSDATMAMIDSFADQAALALEIAEHRREAEHLVVLTDRDRIARDLHDLAIQRLFASGLTLNSVLGRISDRPEVAERVQRVVDDLDDTIKTVRGTIYALHERDRSDSRGGLRSRLLAETDQAADVLGFTPALRMTGLLDTAVPADHADHLLAVLRETLSNAARHAHATGVEVTAETDGRRLHLRVADNGGGIDPAVTRRSGLDNLGRRATDLGGSFTLTPNEPTGTIAEWTVPLPTQTDA from the coding sequence ATGGCGGAGAGTCCAGCACAGGGGCGCAGGGGCGGCCCGGCGGCGCCCCAGTTGCGGCTGGATGAATTGCTGGAGGGCCTGCAGGCGCAGGTGGAGCAGGTCCGCGCGGCCCGGGACCGGGTACACACGCTGCTGGACGCGGTCCTCACCATCGGCACTGATCTGGATCTCGACGTTGTACTGCGGCGGATCACCGAGTCCGCGGTCACCCTGGTGGACGCCCAGTACGGGGCCCTCGGCGTGCTGGGCGAGGAAGGGAAGATCCGGCAGTTCATCACGGTCGGCATGGACGAGGACACCATCCGTACCATCGGCCACTATCCCGAGGGTCAGGGCATCCTGGGGCTCCTGATCAAGGAGCCGGAGCCGCTGCGCCTGGCCAACCTTGGCCGCCACCCCGACTCGGTCGGCTTCCCCGCGGGACATCCGCCGATGACCACCTTCCTGGGCGCGCCGGTGCGCGTGCGCGACCAGGTCTTCGGAAACCTGTATCTGACCGACAAGCGCGGCGGAGCGGAGTTCGATGACGATGACGAGGCGGTGCTGCGTACGCTCGCGGCCGCGGCCGGTGTGGCCGTCGACAACGCCCGCCTGTACGAGGGCTCCCGGCGCCGGGAGCAGTGGCTGGCGGCGAGCAGCGAACTCACCCGCAGCCTGCTGTCGGGCACCGACCCGGACCGGGTTCTGCATCAGGTCGCCGCAGCCGCCAGACAGCTGTCCGGCGCCGACCTGGTGACGCTGGCCGTACGGTTCGACGGCGGCGAGGAGCTGGTGATCGAGGCCGCGGACGGCGAGGGCGCCGAGCAGGTGCGAGGACTGGTCCTGCCGGCCACCACACTGGCCGCGAAGGTCTACCAGTCCAACCAGCGGATCAGCAGCAGTGCGCTGTCCGCCGAGCCGCAGGCCGGTGGCGGTTCAGCGGCACAGCTCGGCCTGGGACCGGGGTTCCTGCTCCCACTGGGCGGCGGCGAGAACGTGCGCGGAGTTTTGCAGGTTGCCAACCTGCCCGGCGGTACGGAGTTCTCCGACGCCACCATGGCCATGATCGACAGCTTCGCCGACCAGGCCGCACTCGCCCTGGAGATCGCCGAGCACCGGCGCGAGGCCGAGCACCTCGTGGTCCTGACCGACCGCGACCGCATCGCCCGCGACCTGCACGACCTTGCCATCCAACGGCTGTTCGCCTCCGGACTGACCCTCAATTCCGTACTCGGCCGGATTTCCGACCGGCCCGAGGTGGCCGAGCGCGTCCAGCGCGTGGTCGACGACCTCGACGACACCATCAAGACCGTACGAGGCACGATCTACGCGCTACACGAGCGCGACCGCTCCGACAGCCGCGGCGGGCTGCGCTCAAGGCTTCTGGCCGAGACCGACCAGGCCGCCGACGTGCTCGGCTTCACTCCCGCGCTGCGCATGACCGGCCTGCTGGACACCGCCGTACCCGCGGACCATGCCGACCACCTGCTCGCCGTGCTGCGCGAGACGCTCTCCAACGCCGCCCGGCACGCGCACGCCACCGGCGTCGAGGTCACCGCCGAGACGGACGGTCGGCGGCTCCACCTGCGCGTCGCTGACAACGGCGGCGGCATCGACCCGGCCGTCACCCGGCGCAGCGGCCTGGACAACCTCGGTCGGCGCGCCACCGACCTCGGCGGCAGCTTCACTCTCACGCCGAACGAACCCACCGGCACCATCGCGGAATGGACCGTGCCTCTCCCCACGCAGACGGACGCCTGA